GCAGCAAGGTGGCTCCTGATAGCGCCGAACTAAAGGCCGCCATCGAGGCCGCGCTGAAGTAGCTATTTGGTGGAGACAGCCGCTGCAGGCGGCGCTTGCTGCATTTCCACGTAGAGCGCCTTCACGCCGTTGATGAGGAACTGCATGGCCACCGCGGCCAGGATGAGGCCCATGAGCTTGTTCATGACCTTGGTGCCGATGGCGCCAATGCGCGCAAACACGGCCGGGGCCTTGCGCAGGATGAGGTAGGTCAACCAGATGTTGGCGATGATGGCCATCAGCACCACGCCGTACTCGCGCCAGGTCACGCCCGCGATCATGCCCATCACGGTGGACAGTGTTCCCGGGCCCGCCAACAAAGGGATGCCGAAGGGGATGATGGCGAAATCCTCGGGGTGTTTGAGGCTGGCTTCGGCCTTTTCATCCTCGGTGCTTCGCTCACGAGGATCTTCGCCATAGAGCATGGAGATGGCGCGGTAGAGCACCAGCACGCCCCCCACGAAGCGCATGGCCAGGGCTGTGAAGCCGAAGAAACTGAAGATGAATTGGCCCACCAGCGCGAACACGATCATGGCCGTGCCTGCTGTCAGAGAGGCCTTTCGCGCACTGCGGCGGAGGGCGACGCGATCCATGCCCACCGTGGCGCTGGCGAAGATGGCCGCCGCGCTGATGGGATTCAGCACCGAGAACAGCGACGTGGTCACGCCGAGGGCAAAGGACCAGGAGGGCAGGGGGCCGAGGTGGGGCATGCGCTACTGTAGCGCTAGCATGAAGCCATGCGCGATCCAGAAGCCCTTCGCGAACAACACAAACGGCGCCTGTCCTGGATGCCCTGGCTCTACTTCGCCTTGAAGGTCCGACACCGCGACTGGGCCCAGGCCTGGCAGGCCGAGGTTCAGGCCCAGCTTCTGGCCCAGGAGACGGTGCACCTGGGCGAGGGCTGCTTCATCGCCCCGGAGGCGGCCATCTTCGGAGAGCCTGGCCGCCCTGTGGTTCTCGGCGACCGCTGCGCCATCGCAGCCCAGGCCTTTCTCCATGGCCCCATCACCCTGGGCAGTGATGTGAGCGTCAATGCTGGGGCACGGTTGGACGGAGGTCGCAAGGGCCTCGTCATCGGGGATGGCACCCGCATCGCCAGCGGCGCCGCCCTCTATGCCTTCGATCATGGCCTGAAATCCGATCGCGACATCAAAGATCAGCCTGTGAGATCGCGTGGCAT
This sequence is a window from Geothrix sp. PMB-07. Protein-coding genes within it:
- a CDS encoding MarC family protein; the protein is MPHLGPLPSWSFALGVTTSLFSVLNPISAAAIFASATVGMDRVALRRSARKASLTAGTAMIVFALVGQFIFSFFGFTALAMRFVGGVLVLYRAISMLYGEDPRERSTEDEKAEASLKHPEDFAIIPFGIPLLAGPGTLSTVMGMIAGVTWREYGVVLMAIIANIWLTYLILRKAPAVFARIGAIGTKVMNKLMGLILAAVAMQFLINGVKALYVEMQQAPPAAAVSTK
- a CDS encoding DapH/DapD/GlmU-related protein, whose amino-acid sequence is MRDPEALREQHKRRLSWMPWLYFALKVRHRDWAQAWQAEVQAQLLAQETVHLGEGCFIAPEAAIFGEPGRPVVLGDRCAIAAQAFLHGPITLGSDVSVNAGARLDGGRKGLVIGDGTRIASGAALYAFDHGLKSDRDIKDQPVRSRGIRIGRDVWIGANAGVTDGVTIGDHAVVAMGAVVVRDVPEWSIVAGVPAAVVGDRRDK